A window of the Hippoglossus stenolepis isolate QCI-W04-F060 chromosome 8, HSTE1.2, whole genome shotgun sequence genome harbors these coding sequences:
- the arhgef1b gene encoding rho guanine nucleotide exchange factor 1b isoform X3: MDPEDAQLGGVFGAQCSNPAMSIIGAEDEDFENDLNDTVDDQDSRFNSIEQLKDRPTHLLVFMQHVFLQFDPAPVLCYLHAELFRTLSAKETKKQFVEFYNTFLDKGAVLRVSVPGYITYDLDRTRPDLLSEDTQRRYAQEVQGTQAAEVAKQLEDFRQKRMMGMTPNEAELVDVESHYPTDRIPIEMKEKSVAENLLDKMSETQPTIVSDEEKCQSIFSAVAFYMKHLGVKTRAVDSKKSRGGFFRRQLVKNKKDESTKGKPRGVFPGIPSWIAGNTEVKPKMEAEAEKDKVNQERKGPAPGRGSVTEAAVLPLPSRKSGSSGSTASVPGLEICDGSGSNISTANNPESSHSDGLSSNRLEPPTLLCTPTGSDLSPVGLGGGLTIGEPVSPSDTPTEENLEKDSRKVTRSESARVDRHSSRRRGSSRAKQSRSRSDVDLQPPSSTTSPAPLTPQHLHPFEGPLLLPEGTGHSPTSPTPQLEEVEPRLLEFEHDPPNWRELASPEGLSSLSKKETKRQEVINELFATEHAHVRMLSVLQMVFSKPLEREGLLSSTELATIFPNLDEIIDMHYNFYESLKKLRLDDNFIVKSISTTVLNRFGGTEGEWFQKLTSRFCSHQSWALDQIKSRQKKETRFNSFIQEAESKPQCRRLQLKDIIPIEMQRLTKYPLLLENIAKNTEDLTEKERIQQSAECCRKILNHVNEEVKVMENLFAVKDYQRRLDTSGLKPSNELYTEYKNIDLTQKKMLYEGPLTWKVTKEKGIEVQCVLLGDLLVLLQRQDDKMVLKCQSKSNIAVQEGKQMLSPIIKLDSVFLREVATDRKAFYVIFTWESGAQIYELVAQSVGEMRTWTDVIKTAVDDLKKSGAPMRLNLPPGSGGAPLSPTTLTAPLSPTENGGLKSSSDRDKDSLTDDKSSDPRHRLIDFLSDKGFDLIGHSNSDQEKVANSALDEVMSLKRLLVGSISLSEDSQPEEKNGEEPSPSPEVESCHSTEENQTIERGAEEENGENSERENAETKGEDERTISAPLVLSQERMEEVCRRLHSLEEHLKRLQTVEEEHHRLQEALSKFSLEGGNF, translated from the exons ATGGACCCTGAAGATGCCCAGTTGGGG GGTGTGTTTGGGGCTCAGTGCTCTAACCCAGCCATGAGCATCATCGGGGCCGAAGATGAGGATTTCGAGAATGATCTGAATGAT ACGGTGGATGACCAGGATTCACGCTTTAACAGCATAGAGCAGTTGAAGGATCGGCCGACACACCTGCTGGTCTTCATGCAGCATGTGTTTCTACAGTTTGACCCTGCTCCCGTG CTCTGCTACCTCCATGCCGAACTCTTCAGGACCCTCAGTGCCAAAGAGACCAAGAAGCAATTTGTGGAGTTCTACAACACCTTCTTGGACAAGGGAGCA GTTCTTAGAGTGTCAGTACCAGGTTATATAACCTATGACTTGG ACCGAACTCGTCCAGATCTGCTCTCCGAGGACACCCAAAGACGCTATGCTCAGGAGGTTCAGGGCACGCAGGCGGCTGAGGTGGCCAAACAGCTGGAAGACTTCAG GCAGAAGAGGATGATGGGTATGACTCCAAACGAGGCCGAGCTGGTCGATGTGGAGAGCCACTATCCCACCGACCGCATTCCgatagagatgaaggagaagtCTGTGGCCGAGAACCTGCTGGACAAGATGTCTGAGACACA ACCAACAATCGTCTCGGACGAGGAAAAATG CCAATCCATCTTCTCAGCGGTCGCCTTCTACATGAAGCACCTTGGGGTTAAAACCAGAGCCGTCGACAGTAAGAAGTCCAGAGGAGGCTTCTTCAGGAGACAGCTGGTAAAG AATAAGAAGGATGAGTCCACAAAGGGCAAGCCGAGGGGGGTGTTTCCTGGCATCCCCAGCTGGATTGCAGGCAACA CTGAGGTCAAACCTAAAATGGAGGCTGAAG cgGAAAAGGATAAAGTGAATCAGGAGCGTAAGGGTCCAGCTCCCGGCAGAGGCTCCGTGACCGAAGCTGCAGTCCTTCCCCTCCCCAGCAGGAAGTCGGGTTCCAGCGGAAGCACTGCGTCCGTACCTGGGCTCGAAATCTGTGATGGCTCAGGCAGCAACATCAGCACCGCCAACAACCCAGAGTCTTCACACAGTGATG GCCTCTCAAGCAATCGCTTAGAGCCTCCGACTCTGTTGTGTACGCCTACGGGGTCGGATCTGTCCCCCGTCGGACTCGGGGGTGGGTTGACCATCGGGGAGCCTGTCTCCCCCAGCGACACTCCCACAGAGGAGAATTTGGAGAAAGACAG TAGGAAAGTGACTCGTAGTGAGAGTGCTCGCGTGGACCGGCACTCATCTCGTCGCCGTGGCTCTTCCCGGGCCAAACAGTCCCGTTCCCGTAGCGATGTGGACCTCCAGCCGCCTTCCTCCACAACATCACCTGCTCCGCTCACTCCCCAGCACCTCCATCC TTTCGAGGGACCGCTTTTACTTCCTGAAGGGACTGGCCACTCCCCAACCAGCCCCACCCcgcagctggaggaggtggagccgCGCCTCCTGGAATTTGAGCATGACCCACCCAACTGGAGGGAGCTGGCCTCCCCCGAAGGTCTGTCCAGCCTTAGCAAGAAGGAGACCAAGAGGCAGGAGGTCATCAACG agTTGTTTGCGACGGAGCACGCCCATGTGCGAATGCTGAGCGTTCTTCAGATGGTTTTCTCGAAGCctctggagagagaggggctcCTGTCCTCCACTGAGCTGGCCACCATCTTCCCCAACTTGGACGAGATCATTGATATGCACT ATAACTTCTATGAGAGCCTGAAGAAACTGCGTTTGGACGACAACTTCATAGTCAAATCCATCAGCACCACAGTGCTCAACAGG TTTGGTGGTACAGAGGGGGAGTGGTTCCAGAAGTTGACCTCTCGGTTCTGTAGTCACCAGTCGTGGGCCTTGGACCAGATCAAGAGCAGGCAGAAAAAAGAGACGCGCTTCAACTCCTTCATACAG GAGGCAGAGAGTAAGCCTCAGTGCCGCAGGCTTCAACTCAAGGACATCATTCCTATAGAGATGCAGAGACTGACCAAGTACCCATTACTTCTGGAGAATATTGCCAAGAACACag AGGACCTgacggagaaggagaggatCCAGCAGAGCGCAGAGTGCTGCAGAAAGATCCTCAACCATGTCAATGAGGAGGTCAAAGTGATGGAGAACCTATTT GCTGTGAAGGACTATCAGCGTAGATTGGACACGTCAGGGCTCAAACCAAGTAACGAGCTTTACACAGAATATAAG AACATCGACCTGACTCAGAAGAAGATGCTTTATGAGGGTCCTCTGACCTGGAAAGTCACAAAAGAGAAGGGAATTG AGGTGCAGTGTGTGCTGCTCGGCGACCTGCTGGTGCTCCTCCAGAGGCAGGACGACAAGATGGTCCTCAAATGCCAGAGCAAGAGCAACATCGCCGTGCAGGAGGGCAAGCAGATGCTGAGCCCCATCATCAAGCTCGACTCAGTCTTTCTCCGCGAGGTGGCCACAG ATCGAAAGGCCTTCTACGTGATATTTACCTGGGAGAGCGGTGCTCAGATCTATGAACTGGTGGCTCAGTCTGTCGGAGAGATGAGGAC ctggaCCGATGTGATAAAGACAGCAGTGGATGATCTGAAGAAGAGCGGAGCACCCATGAGGTTGAATCTGCCTCCTGGAAGTGGAGGAGCTCCCCTCAGTCCCACCAC GCTGACTGCCCCTCTGAGCCCGACGGAGAATGGAGGTTTGAAAAGCAGCAGTG ATCGAGATAAGGACAGCCTGACGGATGACAAGTCCTCAGACCCCAGGCACAGGCTGATTGATTTCCTGTCAGACAAAGGCTTTGACTTGATAGGCCACTCCAACAGTGATCAGGAGAAGGTTGCCAACAGTGCTTTGGATGAAG TCATGTCGCTGAAAAGGCTACTGGTCGGCAGCATCAGTCTGTCAGAGGACTCGCAGCCTGAGGAAAAAAACGGAGAGGAGCCTTCGCCCAGTCCAGAAGTGGAGAGCTGTCATTCAACAG AAGAAAATCAGACAATAGAGAGAGGAGCGGAAGAGGAGAACGGTGAGAattctgaaagagaaaatgcGGAGACGAAAGGAGAGGACGAGAGGACCATAAGCGCGCCGCTGGTGTTGTCccaggagaggatggaggaagtGTGCAGGAGGCTCCACAGTCTGGAGGAACATCTAAAGAGATTACAG ACTGTAGAGGAGGAGCACCACCGCTTGCAGGAGGCTCTTTCCAAGTTCTCGCTGGAGGGAGGTAACTTCTAG
- the arhgef1b gene encoding rho guanine nucleotide exchange factor 1b isoform X4 — MDPEDAQLGGVFGAQCSNPAMSIIGAEDEDFENDLNDTVDDQDSRFNSIEQLKDRPTHLLVFMQHVFLQFDPAPVLCYLHAELFRTLSAKETKKQFVEFYNTFLDKGAVLRVSVPGYITYDLDRTRPDLLSEDTQRRYAQEVQGTQAAEVAKQLEDFRQKRMMGMTPNEAELVDVESHYPTDRIPIEMKEKSVAENLLDKMSETQPTIVSDEEKCQSIFSAVAFYMKHLGVKTRAVDSKKSRGGFFRRQLVKNKKDESTKGKPRGVFPGIPSWIAGNTEKDKVNQERKGPAPGRGSVTEAAVLPLPSRKSGSSGSTASVPGLEICDGSGSNISTANNPESSHSDGLSSNRLEPPTLLCTPTGSDLSPVGLGGGLTIGEPVSPSDTPTEENLEKDRRKTSRKVTRSESARVDRHSSRRRGSSRAKQSRSRSDVDLQPPSSTTSPAPLTPQHLHPFEGPLLLPEGTGHSPTSPTPQLEEVEPRLLEFEHDPPNWRELASPEGLSSLSKKETKRQEVINELFATEHAHVRMLSVLQMVFSKPLEREGLLSSTELATIFPNLDEIIDMHYNFYESLKKLRLDDNFIVKSISTTVLNRFGGTEGEWFQKLTSRFCSHQSWALDQIKSRQKKETRFNSFIQEAESKPQCRRLQLKDIIPIEMQRLTKYPLLLENIAKNTEDLTEKERIQQSAECCRKILNHVNEEVKVMENLFAVKDYQRRLDTSGLKPSNELYTEYKNIDLTQKKMLYEGPLTWKVTKEKGIEVQCVLLGDLLVLLQRQDDKMVLKCQSKSNIAVQEGKQMLSPIIKLDSVFLREVATDRKAFYVIFTWESGAQIYELVAQSVGEMRTWTDVIKTAVDDLKKSGAPMRLNLPPGSGGAPLSPTTLTAPLSPTENGGLKSSSDRDKDSLTDDKSSDPRHRLIDFLSDKGFDLIGHSNSDQEKVANSALDEVMSLKRLLVGSISLSEDSQPEEKNGEEPSPSPEVESCHSTEENQTIERGAEEENGENSERENAETKGEDERTISAPLVLSQERMEEVCRRLHSLEEHLKRLQTVEEEHHRLQEALSKFSLEGGNF; from the exons ATGGACCCTGAAGATGCCCAGTTGGGG GGTGTGTTTGGGGCTCAGTGCTCTAACCCAGCCATGAGCATCATCGGGGCCGAAGATGAGGATTTCGAGAATGATCTGAATGAT ACGGTGGATGACCAGGATTCACGCTTTAACAGCATAGAGCAGTTGAAGGATCGGCCGACACACCTGCTGGTCTTCATGCAGCATGTGTTTCTACAGTTTGACCCTGCTCCCGTG CTCTGCTACCTCCATGCCGAACTCTTCAGGACCCTCAGTGCCAAAGAGACCAAGAAGCAATTTGTGGAGTTCTACAACACCTTCTTGGACAAGGGAGCA GTTCTTAGAGTGTCAGTACCAGGTTATATAACCTATGACTTGG ACCGAACTCGTCCAGATCTGCTCTCCGAGGACACCCAAAGACGCTATGCTCAGGAGGTTCAGGGCACGCAGGCGGCTGAGGTGGCCAAACAGCTGGAAGACTTCAG GCAGAAGAGGATGATGGGTATGACTCCAAACGAGGCCGAGCTGGTCGATGTGGAGAGCCACTATCCCACCGACCGCATTCCgatagagatgaaggagaagtCTGTGGCCGAGAACCTGCTGGACAAGATGTCTGAGACACA ACCAACAATCGTCTCGGACGAGGAAAAATG CCAATCCATCTTCTCAGCGGTCGCCTTCTACATGAAGCACCTTGGGGTTAAAACCAGAGCCGTCGACAGTAAGAAGTCCAGAGGAGGCTTCTTCAGGAGACAGCTGGTAAAG AATAAGAAGGATGAGTCCACAAAGGGCAAGCCGAGGGGGGTGTTTCCTGGCATCCCCAGCTGGATTGCAGGCAACA cgGAAAAGGATAAAGTGAATCAGGAGCGTAAGGGTCCAGCTCCCGGCAGAGGCTCCGTGACCGAAGCTGCAGTCCTTCCCCTCCCCAGCAGGAAGTCGGGTTCCAGCGGAAGCACTGCGTCCGTACCTGGGCTCGAAATCTGTGATGGCTCAGGCAGCAACATCAGCACCGCCAACAACCCAGAGTCTTCACACAGTGATG GCCTCTCAAGCAATCGCTTAGAGCCTCCGACTCTGTTGTGTACGCCTACGGGGTCGGATCTGTCCCCCGTCGGACTCGGGGGTGGGTTGACCATCGGGGAGCCTGTCTCCCCCAGCGACACTCCCACAGAGGAGAATTTGGAGAAAGACAG ACGGAAGACAAG TAGGAAAGTGACTCGTAGTGAGAGTGCTCGCGTGGACCGGCACTCATCTCGTCGCCGTGGCTCTTCCCGGGCCAAACAGTCCCGTTCCCGTAGCGATGTGGACCTCCAGCCGCCTTCCTCCACAACATCACCTGCTCCGCTCACTCCCCAGCACCTCCATCC TTTCGAGGGACCGCTTTTACTTCCTGAAGGGACTGGCCACTCCCCAACCAGCCCCACCCcgcagctggaggaggtggagccgCGCCTCCTGGAATTTGAGCATGACCCACCCAACTGGAGGGAGCTGGCCTCCCCCGAAGGTCTGTCCAGCCTTAGCAAGAAGGAGACCAAGAGGCAGGAGGTCATCAACG agTTGTTTGCGACGGAGCACGCCCATGTGCGAATGCTGAGCGTTCTTCAGATGGTTTTCTCGAAGCctctggagagagaggggctcCTGTCCTCCACTGAGCTGGCCACCATCTTCCCCAACTTGGACGAGATCATTGATATGCACT ATAACTTCTATGAGAGCCTGAAGAAACTGCGTTTGGACGACAACTTCATAGTCAAATCCATCAGCACCACAGTGCTCAACAGG TTTGGTGGTACAGAGGGGGAGTGGTTCCAGAAGTTGACCTCTCGGTTCTGTAGTCACCAGTCGTGGGCCTTGGACCAGATCAAGAGCAGGCAGAAAAAAGAGACGCGCTTCAACTCCTTCATACAG GAGGCAGAGAGTAAGCCTCAGTGCCGCAGGCTTCAACTCAAGGACATCATTCCTATAGAGATGCAGAGACTGACCAAGTACCCATTACTTCTGGAGAATATTGCCAAGAACACag AGGACCTgacggagaaggagaggatCCAGCAGAGCGCAGAGTGCTGCAGAAAGATCCTCAACCATGTCAATGAGGAGGTCAAAGTGATGGAGAACCTATTT GCTGTGAAGGACTATCAGCGTAGATTGGACACGTCAGGGCTCAAACCAAGTAACGAGCTTTACACAGAATATAAG AACATCGACCTGACTCAGAAGAAGATGCTTTATGAGGGTCCTCTGACCTGGAAAGTCACAAAAGAGAAGGGAATTG AGGTGCAGTGTGTGCTGCTCGGCGACCTGCTGGTGCTCCTCCAGAGGCAGGACGACAAGATGGTCCTCAAATGCCAGAGCAAGAGCAACATCGCCGTGCAGGAGGGCAAGCAGATGCTGAGCCCCATCATCAAGCTCGACTCAGTCTTTCTCCGCGAGGTGGCCACAG ATCGAAAGGCCTTCTACGTGATATTTACCTGGGAGAGCGGTGCTCAGATCTATGAACTGGTGGCTCAGTCTGTCGGAGAGATGAGGAC ctggaCCGATGTGATAAAGACAGCAGTGGATGATCTGAAGAAGAGCGGAGCACCCATGAGGTTGAATCTGCCTCCTGGAAGTGGAGGAGCTCCCCTCAGTCCCACCAC GCTGACTGCCCCTCTGAGCCCGACGGAGAATGGAGGTTTGAAAAGCAGCAGTG ATCGAGATAAGGACAGCCTGACGGATGACAAGTCCTCAGACCCCAGGCACAGGCTGATTGATTTCCTGTCAGACAAAGGCTTTGACTTGATAGGCCACTCCAACAGTGATCAGGAGAAGGTTGCCAACAGTGCTTTGGATGAAG TCATGTCGCTGAAAAGGCTACTGGTCGGCAGCATCAGTCTGTCAGAGGACTCGCAGCCTGAGGAAAAAAACGGAGAGGAGCCTTCGCCCAGTCCAGAAGTGGAGAGCTGTCATTCAACAG AAGAAAATCAGACAATAGAGAGAGGAGCGGAAGAGGAGAACGGTGAGAattctgaaagagaaaatgcGGAGACGAAAGGAGAGGACGAGAGGACCATAAGCGCGCCGCTGGTGTTGTCccaggagaggatggaggaagtGTGCAGGAGGCTCCACAGTCTGGAGGAACATCTAAAGAGATTACAG ACTGTAGAGGAGGAGCACCACCGCTTGCAGGAGGCTCTTTCCAAGTTCTCGCTGGAGGGAGGTAACTTCTAG
- the arhgef1b gene encoding rho guanine nucleotide exchange factor 1b isoform X5, with the protein MSIIGAEDEDFENDLNDTVDDQDSRFNSIEQLKDRPTHLLVFMQHVFLQFDPAPVLCYLHAELFRTLSAKETKKQFVEFYNTFLDKGAVLRVSVPGYITYDLDRTRPDLLSEDTQRRYAQEVQGTQAAEVAKQLEDFRQKRMMGMTPNEAELVDVESHYPTDRIPIEMKEKSVAENLLDKMSETQPTIVSDEEKCQSIFSAVAFYMKHLGVKTRAVDSKKSRGGFFRRQLVKNKKDESTKGKPRGVFPGIPSWIAGNTEVKPKMEAEAEKDKVNQERKGPAPGRGSVTEAAVLPLPSRKSGSSGSTASVPGLEICDGSGSNISTANNPESSHSDGLSSNRLEPPTLLCTPTGSDLSPVGLGGGLTIGEPVSPSDTPTEENLEKDRRKTSRKVTRSESARVDRHSSRRRGSSRAKQSRSRSDVDLQPPSSTTSPAPLTPQHLHPFEGPLLLPEGTGHSPTSPTPQLEEVEPRLLEFEHDPPNWRELASPEGLSSLSKKETKRQEVINELFATEHAHVRMLSVLQMVFSKPLEREGLLSSTELATIFPNLDEIIDMHYNFYESLKKLRLDDNFIVKSISTTVLNRFGGTEGEWFQKLTSRFCSHQSWALDQIKSRQKKETRFNSFIQEAESKPQCRRLQLKDIIPIEMQRLTKYPLLLENIAKNTEDLTEKERIQQSAECCRKILNHVNEEVKVMENLFAVKDYQRRLDTSGLKPSNELYTEYKNIDLTQKKMLYEGPLTWKVTKEKGIEVQCVLLGDLLVLLQRQDDKMVLKCQSKSNIAVQEGKQMLSPIIKLDSVFLREVATDRKAFYVIFTWESGAQIYELVAQSVGEMRTWTDVIKTAVDDLKKSGAPMRLNLPPGSGGAPLSPTTLTAPLSPTENGGLKSSSDRDKDSLTDDKSSDPRHRLIDFLSDKGFDLIGHSNSDQEKVANSALDEVMSLKRLLVGSISLSEDSQPEEKNGEEPSPSPEVESCHSTEENQTIERGAEEENGENSERENAETKGEDERTISAPLVLSQERMEEVCRRLHSLEEHLKRLQTVEEEHHRLQEALSKFSLEGGNF; encoded by the exons ATGAGCATCATCGGGGCCGAAGATGAGGATTTCGAGAATGATCTGAATGAT ACGGTGGATGACCAGGATTCACGCTTTAACAGCATAGAGCAGTTGAAGGATCGGCCGACACACCTGCTGGTCTTCATGCAGCATGTGTTTCTACAGTTTGACCCTGCTCCCGTG CTCTGCTACCTCCATGCCGAACTCTTCAGGACCCTCAGTGCCAAAGAGACCAAGAAGCAATTTGTGGAGTTCTACAACACCTTCTTGGACAAGGGAGCA GTTCTTAGAGTGTCAGTACCAGGTTATATAACCTATGACTTGG ACCGAACTCGTCCAGATCTGCTCTCCGAGGACACCCAAAGACGCTATGCTCAGGAGGTTCAGGGCACGCAGGCGGCTGAGGTGGCCAAACAGCTGGAAGACTTCAG GCAGAAGAGGATGATGGGTATGACTCCAAACGAGGCCGAGCTGGTCGATGTGGAGAGCCACTATCCCACCGACCGCATTCCgatagagatgaaggagaagtCTGTGGCCGAGAACCTGCTGGACAAGATGTCTGAGACACA ACCAACAATCGTCTCGGACGAGGAAAAATG CCAATCCATCTTCTCAGCGGTCGCCTTCTACATGAAGCACCTTGGGGTTAAAACCAGAGCCGTCGACAGTAAGAAGTCCAGAGGAGGCTTCTTCAGGAGACAGCTGGTAAAG AATAAGAAGGATGAGTCCACAAAGGGCAAGCCGAGGGGGGTGTTTCCTGGCATCCCCAGCTGGATTGCAGGCAACA CTGAGGTCAAACCTAAAATGGAGGCTGAAG cgGAAAAGGATAAAGTGAATCAGGAGCGTAAGGGTCCAGCTCCCGGCAGAGGCTCCGTGACCGAAGCTGCAGTCCTTCCCCTCCCCAGCAGGAAGTCGGGTTCCAGCGGAAGCACTGCGTCCGTACCTGGGCTCGAAATCTGTGATGGCTCAGGCAGCAACATCAGCACCGCCAACAACCCAGAGTCTTCACACAGTGATG GCCTCTCAAGCAATCGCTTAGAGCCTCCGACTCTGTTGTGTACGCCTACGGGGTCGGATCTGTCCCCCGTCGGACTCGGGGGTGGGTTGACCATCGGGGAGCCTGTCTCCCCCAGCGACACTCCCACAGAGGAGAATTTGGAGAAAGACAG ACGGAAGACAAG TAGGAAAGTGACTCGTAGTGAGAGTGCTCGCGTGGACCGGCACTCATCTCGTCGCCGTGGCTCTTCCCGGGCCAAACAGTCCCGTTCCCGTAGCGATGTGGACCTCCAGCCGCCTTCCTCCACAACATCACCTGCTCCGCTCACTCCCCAGCACCTCCATCC TTTCGAGGGACCGCTTTTACTTCCTGAAGGGACTGGCCACTCCCCAACCAGCCCCACCCcgcagctggaggaggtggagccgCGCCTCCTGGAATTTGAGCATGACCCACCCAACTGGAGGGAGCTGGCCTCCCCCGAAGGTCTGTCCAGCCTTAGCAAGAAGGAGACCAAGAGGCAGGAGGTCATCAACG agTTGTTTGCGACGGAGCACGCCCATGTGCGAATGCTGAGCGTTCTTCAGATGGTTTTCTCGAAGCctctggagagagaggggctcCTGTCCTCCACTGAGCTGGCCACCATCTTCCCCAACTTGGACGAGATCATTGATATGCACT ATAACTTCTATGAGAGCCTGAAGAAACTGCGTTTGGACGACAACTTCATAGTCAAATCCATCAGCACCACAGTGCTCAACAGG TTTGGTGGTACAGAGGGGGAGTGGTTCCAGAAGTTGACCTCTCGGTTCTGTAGTCACCAGTCGTGGGCCTTGGACCAGATCAAGAGCAGGCAGAAAAAAGAGACGCGCTTCAACTCCTTCATACAG GAGGCAGAGAGTAAGCCTCAGTGCCGCAGGCTTCAACTCAAGGACATCATTCCTATAGAGATGCAGAGACTGACCAAGTACCCATTACTTCTGGAGAATATTGCCAAGAACACag AGGACCTgacggagaaggagaggatCCAGCAGAGCGCAGAGTGCTGCAGAAAGATCCTCAACCATGTCAATGAGGAGGTCAAAGTGATGGAGAACCTATTT GCTGTGAAGGACTATCAGCGTAGATTGGACACGTCAGGGCTCAAACCAAGTAACGAGCTTTACACAGAATATAAG AACATCGACCTGACTCAGAAGAAGATGCTTTATGAGGGTCCTCTGACCTGGAAAGTCACAAAAGAGAAGGGAATTG AGGTGCAGTGTGTGCTGCTCGGCGACCTGCTGGTGCTCCTCCAGAGGCAGGACGACAAGATGGTCCTCAAATGCCAGAGCAAGAGCAACATCGCCGTGCAGGAGGGCAAGCAGATGCTGAGCCCCATCATCAAGCTCGACTCAGTCTTTCTCCGCGAGGTGGCCACAG ATCGAAAGGCCTTCTACGTGATATTTACCTGGGAGAGCGGTGCTCAGATCTATGAACTGGTGGCTCAGTCTGTCGGAGAGATGAGGAC ctggaCCGATGTGATAAAGACAGCAGTGGATGATCTGAAGAAGAGCGGAGCACCCATGAGGTTGAATCTGCCTCCTGGAAGTGGAGGAGCTCCCCTCAGTCCCACCAC GCTGACTGCCCCTCTGAGCCCGACGGAGAATGGAGGTTTGAAAAGCAGCAGTG ATCGAGATAAGGACAGCCTGACGGATGACAAGTCCTCAGACCCCAGGCACAGGCTGATTGATTTCCTGTCAGACAAAGGCTTTGACTTGATAGGCCACTCCAACAGTGATCAGGAGAAGGTTGCCAACAGTGCTTTGGATGAAG TCATGTCGCTGAAAAGGCTACTGGTCGGCAGCATCAGTCTGTCAGAGGACTCGCAGCCTGAGGAAAAAAACGGAGAGGAGCCTTCGCCCAGTCCAGAAGTGGAGAGCTGTCATTCAACAG AAGAAAATCAGACAATAGAGAGAGGAGCGGAAGAGGAGAACGGTGAGAattctgaaagagaaaatgcGGAGACGAAAGGAGAGGACGAGAGGACCATAAGCGCGCCGCTGGTGTTGTCccaggagaggatggaggaagtGTGCAGGAGGCTCCACAGTCTGGAGGAACATCTAAAGAGATTACAG ACTGTAGAGGAGGAGCACCACCGCTTGCAGGAGGCTCTTTCCAAGTTCTCGCTGGAGGGAGGTAACTTCTAG